The genomic segment ATAGCCAGATGGTCGGCGAACTGATGAGATCGTCACAGGGCGTCTGCATCGCAGGTACGCACGGCAAGAGCACTACAACCGCAATGACGGCGTGGATTCTCAAGGCGGCCAGCCGATTGTCGGGGGCAGTCATCGGAGCCGAACTTTGCGAATCTGGCCGCAATGGTTGGAGTGGGGCAGGCGACCTATTTGTGGCGGAGAGCTGTGAATACCAACGCAGCTTTCTCGATTTCCACCCTAGGTTTGCCGCGATTCTGGGAATGGAGCCGGACCATTTTGACTGCTATCCCGATTTCCGATCGCTGCAGAATGCCTTTTGCGATTTTGCAGACCTGATTGCCGCGGATGGGGTATTGCTGTTTAACGCGGACTGTCCTGTTTCACCGCTTGTTCTCGGGACATCCACGACAGCAGCGAGGCGGGTCTCATTTGGAACGAATCCTTCGGCGACCTGGTCGATTCAAGACGCAGAGGAGCATGATGGGGGGCAGACCTGGACACTGCTGCATCACGGTCACTCCGTGGGACAAATCAAGCTGCCGCTTTACGGTCGACACAATCGTTTGAACGCATTGGCGGCTACCGCTCTGTGCCTTGAAATCGGTATTTCGCTCGAAACAATCTGCGGGGCACTCAGCACATTTCAAGGAATTCACCGACGACTTGAGTTCGTCGGAAATTACGACGGAATCGTGTTTGTGGACGACTATGCACATCATCCGACCGCAGTGAAAGTCACCTTGCAGGCCTTGCGAAACCACTTTGGTACCCGGCGGATCGTCTGCGTCTTCCAGCCCCATCAGGTGTTGCGTACGACATCGCTGATGGATGAGTTTTCCGGTAGCTTTGGGGATGCCGACCAGGTGCTGATCGCTCCGGTGTTCGCCGCCAGAGAATCGGTAACCGACCAGCCGCGACAGGTAGCGGAACAGTTGGCGGACAGAATACTCGAAAATGGAGTGAAGGCCGAAGCGTTCGCGTCTCTTGACCAGATCGTGACCACATTGGAGGATGCAACGCGCCCTGGAGATGTCATTGTGACAATGGGGGCTGGCGACATCGACCGGATACACTATGAGTTCACTCGACGCCTTTAATTCGATTTTGCAGCGGGACGAACCGCTGGCGCCCTACACGTGGTTGAACTTGGGGGGGCCCGCGCAGTACCTGCTTACACCGCGCTCCGTCAAAGAACTGATGGAAGTCGTGCGAGTCTGTCATGACGAGCAGATTCCGATTCACATTCTGGGTGGCGGTTCCAATCTCTTGGTCAAGGATGAAGGAGTCAGTGGAGCCGTCATTCGCTTGACCGCCCCCGAATTCGGCCATGTATCGATCGAGGGCGAGCGTGTTCGTGCGGGCGGCGGTGCATTGCTGTCCCATGTGATCGCCGAAACCGTCCGAGTGGGGCTGGCGGGGTTTGAGAATCTGGCTGGAATTCCGGGGACCATCGGTGGAGCGCTCTGCGGGAACTCGGGCGGCCGTCTTGGTGAAATCTCGCAACTGGTGGACAGTGTGACCGGCTTGACTTCGCTTGGAGAGAAAGTCGTCAGGACGAAGGACGAATTGTCGTTCGACTATCGTCAAAGCAACCTGGGCGATCTGGTGATTCTCGAGGCCGAGTTTGTCCTGACACCGGGCGATTCCGAGGCGATTTCCCAGATTTTGAAGAAGAACTGGATCACGAAAAAATCCGTTCAGCCGCTCAGCTCGCAATCTGCGGGGTGTATCTTCAAAAATCCGCGTGGGCAGCGTGCGGGCCAGCTCATTGAGCAAGCTGGTTTGAAAGGTACTCGAGTCGGCGGGGCGGAAATCAGCGAACGTCACGCGAACTTTATTGTGACCCATCCCGGTGCCAAATCTGGCGATGTTCTGACGCTCATCGATCTGGTTCGATCGAAGATTTCAGAGCAGTTCGGAGTTCATCTAGAGTCAGAAATCAAAATCTGGTAATGATCGCTAGGACTGATTGGAGCAGGAAGGTCGCAAACTGCGATTGCCCCTGCTGTCCAATCGGTGCAACCTCGGTAGGATCCATATGGACTTGGCGCGTCGCGACTGCGTTCCGTGACAATCCGGCCGATTGTCAAACTCAATTGCGGTCTGATCGCAAGGAAGCGGTCCATGAATCCATCGATTCACTCGTTACGAATTGCGGTGCTCGCGGGTGGTGATTCCGATGAGCGTCCGATCAGCCTGAAAAGTGGTGCTGCGGTCGAGGCGGCATTGTCGCAGTTCGGTCATCGCGCTCTGCATCTTGATCCAGCAATCGTCGAATTGAGAGGCGTCGATTGGAGCCAGTTTGATGTGGCGTTCATCGCGTTGCACGGCCGATTCGGTGAGGATGGGCAGGTTCAGCAATTGCTCGACGACGCGGGTATGCGTTACACGGGAAGCTCTGCGGCGGCTTCACGACTTGCGTTCAGCAAGTCGGCGGCGAAAGAGCGATTTTTGCAATCGGGCGTACCGACTCCCGCATATGCCCTGATTCATTACACCGATGATTTCGACCGGATACAGCAGCAGGCCGAGACTGTGGGTTATCCGCTGGTCGTCAAACCGGATACCCAGGGTTCAAGCCTAGGGATCAGCATCGTGCGAAAGCGTGAGCAGCTTTCGGGCGCCCTCAAACGATGTTTTGAATTCGACGGATTCGGGTTGATCGAGGCCATGATCGAGGGCACAGAGTGGACTGTCGGTTTTATCGATTCGCAGACGCTGCCAGCGATCAAGATCGAAACCGATCGTGAGTTCTTCGATTGGCAGGCAAAGTATGACGATGATGCGACGCGTTACATTTTCGACGCCAAGCTGCCGATGCCCGTCATTGAACGTATCGAATCTGCGGCACGCGATGCCTGCAGATCACTGGGGACCAGTGGCTTGATGCGAGTTGATCTTCGCGTGGACGATGCACAGCAGCCATGGGTGCTGGAAATCAATACCATTCCTGGATTTACCGATCACAGCCTGTTGCCCAAGGCCGCGGCCCGAATGGGGATCTCGTTTCCGCAGTTGTGCGATCAGGTCGTACAGTCGGTGATGGGCCACCAACCGCCACAACCGCACATCTTGCAGGCTGTTCGAGTGCGACGAGCCGCTTCGTAACGGACGAGTTCGCAGAAAACGCGAGATCGTCCATGATCGGCATCATCTGCCGATCGTGGACGATCCGATCTTTCCATCATGCGGTGCGAACCGTTCGTGCTGCGCGGTGTGAAACTCGTTGGATTGCAGCGATCCTATGGCTCGTGCGGTGAAACACAGTGCTGAAGCCAAGAAGACGACAGTGGCGGTTGCTCCCAATTCTTTGATGGAAGCGTTCTTCCGTCCGGGTACCTTGTTTCGGCTGTCTCTACTGGCAGGGGTCTGCGCCCTCTGGCCTTATGCGGCGCAGCGGCTTCCTTCGCTTGCCAAGCGCGCGGAATATCAAACGACATTTTCGGCGATCCAGATTAGCCCGACCCCAACCGGGCCAGTTCCCGCGAATCTCGTTGAGCAGGTCGAGCGGCAATTTGACGTTTCGCGAGAACTTTCGATTCTTGACGAGCGACTCGCTGCCGACGTTGCGGAAGCGTTTCGTCAGCATCCGTGGGTCGCACGTGTTGTGAGTGTGCGTAAATCGTTTCCCGCTGCGATTCGTGTTGAGCTGGAATATCGGCGACCTGTGGCCATGGTTCAGGTTCCTGGTGGCCGGATTCCGATTGATCTATCAGGAGTTGTCCTCCCGACGGCTGATTTCTCGGCCAATGATCTGGCGAGTTTTCCCTTGATTCAGAACATCGCACCGAGTCCCTCGTTGCGGCCGGGATCAGTCTGGAAAGACCCGGCGTTGCAGTCGGCGGCCAAGCTGGCCAATTTACTTCGAGACAAATGGCAGCCGCTGAAGCTCGAAGCGATCTTTGTGCCGCGAGAGGATCCGTCCAGTGATCCAAAAGACGTCTCACTGGTGCTGATCGGACAGGGAAGTTCACGAATTCTTTGGGGGCGTGCACCCGGAAGTGATCACCCTGGAGAGCTTGAGCCCGTCCAAAAGATTCGCCGCCTCGAGAACTATCTGACCGAATTCGGCGATTACACGCAGCCGAAAGGTCCATATGAGATTGATATTCGGCACTGGCGTGAAAACTCACGGCGTCCCCTGGTCAGTGAGCAAAGTCAGGCAAAGCCGCCCAAGAATCTGCAGAGTTCCGAAGGCAAGCGAAAGACGCGCAGTTGAGTTGTCGCGCGGTGTCGCTGGAATGAACTCAATGCGCTCCCGCCTTTCCAGCGACTGATCACGCGTGACGTCGTGTGAGGCGGCAATTTTTGTGAATAACTCTTCGATGTCCATGGCGACCTCAAGCCCGTCCGGCTCTTCTCTGTGCCTCCGCGCCCCTGTGTCTCTCACTCCAACCAATGCGCGCCCGAGCGAGAACCGACGACCAGTGGGGCCAACGGGGAGGTGAGAGGCACAAAGTCACCGAGAAAGGGAGGGCGTTGATGTCCCGCAGCTCGGTGTTTCATCTCTCGATGAAACACCGAGCAACAGAAGTCCTCAGACGAGTTGCAACTGTGCCAATTCTTCACGCAATCGGATTCTCGCGGTATGCAGCCGTCGTTTGATCGTTCCCACGGGGCTGCAGAAACGGTCGCTCATTTCGATCAGTGACTGGCCTTCGAAGTAGAAGGCGACCAAGGTCTGCCGATCGAGATCGCGAAGGCGTTCCAGTCCCCCACGCAACTGGGCCGCTTCTTCACCCGTCATCAAGACATCCAGTGGCGATCGTGTTTCCGCATCGACGGCACCCAGGACTTCTGGATCCTGAGGAGCCACGGGGGGCCGCCTGACGGCCCGGTTGATGGCCAGGCGAACGGCGATTCGCCGCAACCAGCCAGGAAAGCGCTCAGGCTCTCGCAACTGATTCAGCTTTCGCATGGCTTGAACGAACACGTCCTGTGTCAGCTCTGCCGCTTCTGCGTGGTTTCGTAAACGCCTTAAGGCGATCGCGTACACGGTTGATTCGAACCGTGTCACGAGTTCGCCGAACGAGGCCCGGCATCCTGCTTGGGCCAGCAACACAATTGGCAAAAAGTCTTCATTGTCCATTTATATGACTCGTTTCCTGAGCCAGAAAACAAGACGATGCGTCTTTGTTTTGGCTGGCTGTGAATTTGGTCGAATTCTGTTGAGGACCAACGAGGGGATAAGCTGAACCGAACGTGCAGACGTGATTCATCACGCGCCACCCGAACGCCCACCAAGTCCACCCGCTGAGTTCAAGTAAATGGAGCCACCAAACAAAACACGCTGTGCGCGGTCTGCTGGCGTTGTCCAATTACGACTCACCGGAATCCGAGAAGAAAATGTCCCGTACTCGGAATGCTCAGCCGCATAAGTTGCGATTGAGGACCAACGTCGCCCAGACTGTTGCCGGCAGAGGTAGATGGTGACTTTCATGTCGCCACATACCGCCAGCAGGGCCGTTGGTCAGATGCGTCGTCTGTAGGCACGTCCGCCAACGTCGACTTGATTCAAGTACGACATGGGGGGGCGTTACCGAACTCGGCATCGGTACAGGAGATTTCGAGACCGGATACATATCGCAGGGTTTAAAAGAGGGATACGCACGACGTGCATTCGCGCCATCCACAACCAGAGCGCCCTGAATACCGG from the Schlesneria paludicola DSM 18645 genome contains:
- the murC gene encoding UDP-N-acetylmuramate--L-alanine ligase gives rise to the protein MDEVLSQSAHLVGVCGSGMKALAELLLDRGWLLSGSDLLPPTASIGRLVARGLVFRQGHHVENLPASASRLIYSPAIPISNPERQEAKRRLLRQVSYSQMVGELMRSSQGVCIAGTHGKSTTTAMTAWILKAASRLSGAVIGAELCESGRNGWSGAGDLFVAESCEYQRSFLDFHPRFAAILGMEPDHFDCYPDFRSLQNAFCDFADLIAADGVLLFNADCPVSPLVLGTSTTAARRVSFGTNPSATWSIQDAEEHDGGQTWTLLHHGHSVGQIKLPLYGRHNRLNALAATALCLEIGISLETICGALSTFQGIHRRLEFVGNYDGIVFVDDYAHHPTAVKVTLQALRNHFGTRRIVCVFQPHQVLRTTSLMDEFSGSFGDADQVLIAPVFAARESVTDQPRQVAEQLADRILENGVKAEAFASLDQIVTTLEDATRPGDVIVTMGAGDIDRIHYEFTRRL
- the murB gene encoding UDP-N-acetylmuramate dehydrogenase is translated as MSSLDAFNSILQRDEPLAPYTWLNLGGPAQYLLTPRSVKELMEVVRVCHDEQIPIHILGGGSNLLVKDEGVSGAVIRLTAPEFGHVSIEGERVRAGGGALLSHVIAETVRVGLAGFENLAGIPGTIGGALCGNSGGRLGEISQLVDSVTGLTSLGEKVVRTKDELSFDYRQSNLGDLVILEAEFVLTPGDSEAISQILKKNWITKKSVQPLSSQSAGCIFKNPRGQRAGQLIEQAGLKGTRVGGAEISERHANFIVTHPGAKSGDVLTLIDLVRSKISEQFGVHLESEIKIW
- a CDS encoding D-alanine--D-alanine ligase family protein, with amino-acid sequence MNPSIHSLRIAVLAGGDSDERPISLKSGAAVEAALSQFGHRALHLDPAIVELRGVDWSQFDVAFIALHGRFGEDGQVQQLLDDAGMRYTGSSAAASRLAFSKSAAKERFLQSGVPTPAYALIHYTDDFDRIQQQAETVGYPLVVKPDTQGSSLGISIVRKREQLSGALKRCFEFDGFGLIEAMIEGTEWTVGFIDSQTLPAIKIETDREFFDWQAKYDDDATRYIFDAKLPMPVIERIESAARDACRSLGTSGLMRVDLRVDDAQQPWVLEINTIPGFTDHSLLPKAAARMGISFPQLCDQVVQSVMGHQPPQPHILQAVRVRRAAS
- a CDS encoding cell division protein FtsQ/DivIB, with product MKHSAEAKKTTVAVAPNSLMEAFFRPGTLFRLSLLAGVCALWPYAAQRLPSLAKRAEYQTTFSAIQISPTPTGPVPANLVEQVERQFDVSRELSILDERLAADVAEAFRQHPWVARVVSVRKSFPAAIRVELEYRRPVAMVQVPGGRIPIDLSGVVLPTADFSANDLASFPLIQNIAPSPSLRPGSVWKDPALQSAAKLANLLRDKWQPLKLEAIFVPREDPSSDPKDVSLVLIGQGSSRILWGRAPGSDHPGELEPVQKIRRLENYLTEFGDYTQPKGPYEIDIRHWRENSRRPLVSEQSQAKPPKNLQSSEGKRKTRS
- a CDS encoding RNA polymerase sigma factor, whose product is MDNEDFLPIVLLAQAGCRASFGELVTRFESTVYAIALRRLRNHAEAAELTQDVFVQAMRKLNQLREPERFPGWLRRIAVRLAINRAVRRPPVAPQDPEVLGAVDAETRSPLDVLMTGEEAAQLRGGLERLRDLDRQTLVAFYFEGQSLIEMSDRFCSPVGTIKRRLHTARIRLREELAQLQLV